GTGTGTGCACCTCCTGTTCGACTTCGTCTTATTCCTGGTGCTGATTCATGCGCATAACCGATCTTGGCTAGACATTTTCATCTACTAGGGAAACGACCGAGGGAGACAAGATGGGTGAGCTCATGGACGATCAGGAACGTCGTAATGGTTATGTGGTGCTTCGGTCGTACGCTGCAATCGGCGACGGGCGCACAGTTGCGCTTGTTGCACTGGATGGTTCCATCGACTGGCTGCCCATCCCTGACCTCGACTCAACGCCTGTGTTCGCACGCTTGCTGGATGCAGCGGCAGGCGGTTCCATTGAACTCGCACCGGTGGACGCGTTCACGCTCACGCGCCGTTACCTGCCGCAGACCAACGTGCTGGAAACGACCTACACGACTGCTGGAGGGGTCGCACGTGTGACGGATGCCCTTGTCACTGGTCTTGCAGGCGAGTTGCCCTGGGTAGAACTGGCTCGTCGAGTTGATGGCATTGCGGGCTCCGTGGAATTACGTTGGCAGGTTACTGCAGGCACATGCTTCGCCACGACCTCTCCGCGGGTGGAAATGACCACCCACGGCAAGATTATCCGGGCCGGTGAACTCATGCTCGCGGTGGAGGGCAGCAACCACGGACCAGCAGAAGGTGAGAGCAACCTCGCCGGCACTTTTACCGCGTCAGCGAACTCACACCACATGCTGGTCGTTGCGGGCACCAGAAACGAGCCGTTGCACTTGCCCATCCCGGATCTGACCGCCATCGGCCTCGGACGCACCATTGATACTTGGCGGCAATGGTCAACGGACTTCAGCTACGACGGCCCCTGGGCAGAAGCAGTGCAGCGCAGCGCCCTTGCACTGAAACTTTTGATCCACAGTCGCAGTGGCGCGATAGCCGCCGCCGCAACAACGTCGTTGCCGGAGAACATGCAGGGTGGAAAGAACTGGGATTATCGGTTCGCGTGGGTGCGTGACCTCACGTTCACAGTTCATGCTCTGGTGCGCTTTGGTCTGCGCGAGGAAACCCATCAGGCCATCTCCTGGCTCATCCAAGCGATCCAAGAGAACGATTCGAAGGTGCATATTTTCTATCGTCTTGATGGTTCAACTCCTGACGCGGAGGAGGCTCAGGATTTGCCGGGCTGGCGTGGAATCGGCCCAGTCGTCGTCGGCAATGACGCGAGGACGCAGCTTCAACTTGGGATTTTTGGCGACCTGATGAACGTCATGCGCGTCTATGTTGAAGCAGGTAACGTGCTCGACATGCACACGCGCAACATGCTGGCGGCAGTTGCGGATCACGTGTGCGAGGTATGGCAAGAGTTTGACTCTGGCCTGTGGGAGCTACCTGATTTGCACCACTACACCGCTTCAAAAATGGGGTGCTGGCAGGCGCTGGACAGCGCTCTGCGCCTCTGCGAGCTTGGCCAAATCAGCGGCGAACCGGCTCGTTGGAGTTCTGTCTGCGAGCGCATCAAAACATGGGTGGAGGAGAACTGTTGGTCTGAGGCAAGACAAAGCTATGTCACCCACCCTGGAAGTGATGAGCTGGACGCAGCCGTCCTGCTGCATGCCACTAGTGGTTTCGACCGTGGGCCGCGCATGTCGGCGACTATCGATGCTATTCGCATAGAGCTTGGCAGAGGCGCATTGCTATATCGATACACCGGCATGGAGGCGGAGGAGGGAGCGTTTGTCGCGTGCTCGTTCTGGATGGCGTCCGCTCTTGCCTGCGTCGGCAGGCACGACGAGGCGGTCGAGATGATGGACGAACTCATAGGTCTGGCGAATGACGTAGGGCTCTACTCGGAAATGATCGATCCGGCAGACCTCTCTTTTCTCGGCAACTTCCCACAGGGGCTGAGCCACCTTGCACTGGTTAACGCAGCAATCACAATCGACGAGCTCGCGCCTCGGTGAATCTCACCCATCACAGCTGAAAATGTTTGGCAGCCGTCCAATGACCACTCCAAACCATTCGCGGCCGTGACGCCGTCACGGAGATCTCTTACCGCGAGTAACAGGGTCTTCTAAACTTTGGACCTTCGCCATAGTGTGGATGGTATGGATTTGGGAATTGAGGGTAGGAAAGCATTGGTCTCCGGCGCAGATTCTGGGATCGGGTGGCACACGGCCAGGCTGCTGCTGGATGAAGGTGCCACGGTCGTCATCAGCAGCCGGGACCAGGAGAAGTTGAACGATGCGGCTGAGAAGCTGGAGGCGAAGCCTGGCCGGTTGCATGCTTTCGCAGCCGATATCACCAGTGTCGAATCACTTGCCGCCCTGCATGCGAGTGTCCACAAAGCCGTCGGTGATATCGATATCCTGGTGCAATCGGCAGGCATTACCGGCGCCCAAGGTCTGTTCCACGAGATCAGCGATGAAGGGTGGACAAACACGATCCTCGTGGATCTGATCGGTCCCGTTCGTCTGGTTCGGGAATTTCTGCCCGATCTTCGCACTGGTGGTTGGGGCCGGTTGGTTCTGATGACGTCGGAAGACGCCGTACAACCCTATGATGACGAATTGCCATATTGTGCAGCAAAGGCTGGTGTGCTGGCGTTCGCCAAAGGTCTTTCCCGGACCTATGCCCTGGAGGGGCTGCTCGTGAACACAGTGTCTCCTGCTTTCATCCACACACCGATGACGGATGCGATGATGCAAAAAAGAGCCGATGAGCTCGGCGTCAGCATTCAGCAAGCGATCGAGAGCTTTTTGACCGAGAAGCGCCCGAACATCGAATTACGCCGCCGAGGGGAACCGGATGAAGTCGCCAATGTCATTGGGTTTCTCTGCTCTGACCGCGCGAGTTTTGTCAACGGTTCAAATTACCGGGTCGACGCCGGTTCAGTAGCCACAATCTGAGAGGAATCACGATGACCCACGACCAGTATGCATTCAATGACCCGAGAACCCGCTACCCATCAATCTCCCCGCCTGTGCAACAGCAGCAGGAACCAGGCATCCAGTCGAAGATGGACCCTGTACCCGATCTCGGCGAAACGACCTATCGTGGCTCGGGACGCCTGACCGGTCGTAAAGCGCTCATCACGGGAGGGGATTCCGGAATCGGTGGAGCGGTCGCCATCGCCTTCGCCCGAGAGGGCGCGGATGTGGCTATCTCCTACCTTCCTGAGGAAGAAGAGGATGCCCAGCATATCGTCTCGCAGATCGAGAACGCAGGCCGTAAGGCAGTCGCTTTTCCGGGTGATCTCAAGGACAAGGATTATTGCCTGGCTCTAGTTGACGCTGCCGTCAAGGGGCTCGAGGGCCTGGATATTGTCGTGAGCAACGCTGGCAAGCAAGTGTACGTCGAGAAGATTGAGGATCTCAGCGATGAGCAATTCGAAGAGACCTTCCAGACCAACGTCTTTGCCATGTTCTGGATCATTAAGGCCGCCGTCCCACACCTGAAACCAGGGTCCACGATTATCGCGACCGCGTCGCTGGAGGCTTACCACCAGTTGCCCTTCCTGCTCGATTATGCAACGACAAAAGGAGCGATCAATAACTTTTCGAAGGCTTTGGCCCAACAACTTGCGCCACGTGGTATCCGGGTGAACGCGGTCGCACCAGGGCCAACGTGGAGTGCGTTGCAGGTGACCCAAGGGTATCCACCAGATAAACTTCCCGAATTTGGGAAAGACGCCCCGCTTGGCCGCTCCGGACAGCCGGCGGAACTCGCTCCCGCCTATGTCTTTCTCGCTTCGGGTGAATCAAGTTTCGTTGTCGGAGAGACACTCAACGTGAACGGCGGCACTCCAACACCATAACGAGGATGACTGACTCCGTGCGATGCTGAACAGCTCACGGTGGCTGAGCTCTCGTCGCGAGTGACGACGCTCTACGCCACGCTTGAACGACTGGAACAGGATGGGAGCGTTCGCCGAGTCGGCGAAGAAATCGTCGACGGAAGCGCACGCCGCTACTACGAATCTAGGGTTGGTCGGCGCTCTTTATCTGGTCAATGACTCGACTTTCCAGACAAAGGACACAATCAAGCGTGTAAACCCTGTTACGCATCGTGGGAACCCTATATCCGGCAAGGCCTCGCCACTGTCTGAAGCGAGTTCAGGTCAGGGAGCCGTATG
This region of Arthrobacter roseus genomic DNA includes:
- a CDS encoding glycoside hydrolase family 15 protein, with the protein product MGELMDDQERRNGYVVLRSYAAIGDGRTVALVALDGSIDWLPIPDLDSTPVFARLLDAAAGGSIELAPVDAFTLTRRYLPQTNVLETTYTTAGGVARVTDALVTGLAGELPWVELARRVDGIAGSVELRWQVTAGTCFATTSPRVEMTTHGKIIRAGELMLAVEGSNHGPAEGESNLAGTFTASANSHHMLVVAGTRNEPLHLPIPDLTAIGLGRTIDTWRQWSTDFSYDGPWAEAVQRSALALKLLIHSRSGAIAAAATTSLPENMQGGKNWDYRFAWVRDLTFTVHALVRFGLREETHQAISWLIQAIQENDSKVHIFYRLDGSTPDAEEAQDLPGWRGIGPVVVGNDARTQLQLGIFGDLMNVMRVYVEAGNVLDMHTRNMLAAVADHVCEVWQEFDSGLWELPDLHHYTASKMGCWQALDSALRLCELGQISGEPARWSSVCERIKTWVEENCWSEARQSYVTHPGSDELDAAVLLHATSGFDRGPRMSATIDAIRIELGRGALLYRYTGMEAEEGAFVACSFWMASALACVGRHDEAVEMMDELIGLANDVGLYSEMIDPADLSFLGNFPQGLSHLALVNAAITIDELAPR
- a CDS encoding SDR family NAD(P)-dependent oxidoreductase, coding for MDLGIEGRKALVSGADSGIGWHTARLLLDEGATVVISSRDQEKLNDAAEKLEAKPGRLHAFAADITSVESLAALHASVHKAVGDIDILVQSAGITGAQGLFHEISDEGWTNTILVDLIGPVRLVREFLPDLRTGGWGRLVLMTSEDAVQPYDDELPYCAAKAGVLAFAKGLSRTYALEGLLVNTVSPAFIHTPMTDAMMQKRADELGVSIQQAIESFLTEKRPNIELRRRGEPDEVANVIGFLCSDRASFVNGSNYRVDAGSVATI
- a CDS encoding SDR family oxidoreductase, whose translation is MTHDQYAFNDPRTRYPSISPPVQQQQEPGIQSKMDPVPDLGETTYRGSGRLTGRKALITGGDSGIGGAVAIAFAREGADVAISYLPEEEEDAQHIVSQIENAGRKAVAFPGDLKDKDYCLALVDAAVKGLEGLDIVVSNAGKQVYVEKIEDLSDEQFEETFQTNVFAMFWIIKAAVPHLKPGSTIIATASLEAYHQLPFLLDYATTKGAINNFSKALAQQLAPRGIRVNAVAPGPTWSALQVTQGYPPDKLPEFGKDAPLGRSGQPAELAPAYVFLASGESSFVVGETLNVNGGTPTP